A DNA window from Enterobacter asburiae contains the following coding sequences:
- the clcA gene encoding H(+)/Cl(-) exchange transporter ClcA yields the protein MKSDSPSFEEQQFTRAQHRISIRRLLNRDKTPLAILLAAAVVGTLAGLVGVAFEKAVNAVLNWRVGTVAGFADSEWLVWVWAFGLSALFAMVGYFLVRKFAPEAGGSGIPEIEGALEELRPVRWWRVIPVKFIGGMGTLGAGMVLGREGPTVQLGGNVGRMVGDLFRMRSAEARHTLLATGAAAGLSAAFNAPLAGILFIIEEMRAQFRYNLISIKAVFTGVIMSSIVFRIFNGEGAVIEVGKLTNAPVNTLWLYLILGMIFGVVGPLFNTFILRAQDMFQRIHGGNTTKWVLMGGLLGGMCGVLGFIEPNAAGGGFGLIPIAAAGNFSVGLLLLMFISRVITTVLCFSSGAPGGIFAPMLALGTLLGTAFGMAAEVGFPAYHLEAGTFAVAGMGALLAASLRAPLTGIVLVLEMTDNYQLILPMIITCLGATLLAQFLGGKPLYSTILARTLAKQEAERAAT from the coding sequence ATGAAATCAGATTCTCCGTCTTTTGAAGAACAACAGTTTACGCGCGCCCAGCACCGAATCAGCATTCGGCGGCTGCTCAATCGCGATAAAACGCCGCTGGCGATCCTGCTGGCCGCTGCCGTGGTGGGCACTCTCGCGGGCCTGGTTGGCGTAGCGTTTGAAAAAGCGGTTAATGCCGTACTCAACTGGCGAGTGGGCACCGTGGCCGGTTTCGCCGACAGCGAATGGCTGGTCTGGGTGTGGGCATTCGGGCTGTCCGCGCTGTTTGCCATGGTGGGGTATTTTCTGGTGCGTAAATTCGCGCCGGAAGCGGGGGGATCGGGCATCCCGGAAATTGAAGGCGCGCTGGAGGAGCTGCGTCCGGTACGCTGGTGGCGGGTGATTCCGGTTAAGTTCATCGGCGGCATGGGGACTCTGGGCGCGGGAATGGTGCTTGGACGGGAAGGACCCACGGTACAGCTGGGGGGGAACGTGGGCCGCATGGTGGGCGATCTGTTTCGGATGCGAAGCGCCGAAGCGCGCCATACGCTGCTGGCAACCGGCGCGGCGGCGGGGCTTTCCGCCGCGTTTAACGCGCCGCTGGCGGGCATTTTATTCATTATCGAAGAGATGCGCGCGCAGTTCCGCTACAACCTGATCTCAATTAAAGCGGTATTCACCGGCGTCATTATGTCGAGCATCGTGTTTCGCATCTTTAATGGCGAGGGAGCGGTCATTGAGGTGGGTAAACTGACCAACGCGCCGGTCAACACCCTGTGGCTTTACCTGATCCTCGGCATGATTTTTGGCGTGGTGGGGCCGCTGTTTAACACCTTTATCCTGCGCGCTCAGGATATGTTCCAGCGCATTCACGGCGGGAACACCACGAAATGGGTGCTGATGGGCGGTTTGCTGGGTGGAATGTGCGGCGTACTCGGGTTTATCGAGCCGAATGCCGCAGGCGGCGGGTTCGGGCTGATTCCCATTGCGGCGGCGGGGAATTTCAGCGTGGGTCTGCTGCTGCTTATGTTTATCTCCCGGGTTATCACGACGGTACTGTGCTTCTCTTCCGGCGCGCCCGGGGGGATTTTTGCCCCGATGCTGGCGCTGGGTACGCTGCTCGGCACCGCGTTTGGTATGGCGGCTGAAGTGGGCTTTCCCGCCTATCATCTTGAAGCCGGGACCTTTGCCGTGGCCGGAATGGGGGCGCTGCTGGCCGCGTCCCTGCGCGCGCCCTTAACCGGGATCGTGCTGGTGCTGGAGATGACGGACAATTACCAGCTCATTTTGCCAATGATCATTACCTGTCTCGGCGCGACACTATTAGCCCAGTTCCTGGGTGGAAAACCGCTATACTCCACCATCCTCGCGCGTACCCTGGCGAAACAAGAGGCTGAGCGGGCCGCCACGTAG
- the degP gene encoding serine endoprotease DegP produces MKKTTLAMSALALSLGLALSPLTATAAETASSAATAQQMPSLAPMLEKVMPSVVSINVEGSTTVNTPRMPRNFQQFFGDNSPFCQDGSPFQSSPFCQGGGAGDDSQGGGQQQKFMALGSGVIIDAAKGYVVTNNHVVDNANSIKVQLSDGRKFDAKVVGKDPRSDIALIQIQDPKNLTAIKIADSDALRVGDYTVAIGNPFGLGETVTSGIVSALGRSGLNAENYENFIQTDAAINRGNSGGALVNLNGELIGINTAILAPDGGNIGIGFAIPSNMVKNLTAQMVQYGQVKRGELGILGTELNSELAKAMKVDAQRGAFVSQVMPNSSAAKAGIKAGDVITSLNGKPISSFAALRAEVGSMPIGSKVTLGLLRDGKPVNVSLELQQSSQNQVDSSTIFSGIEGAEMSNKGADKGVVVNNVKANSPAARIGLKKGDVIMGANQQPVKNIAELRKILDSKPSVLALNIQRGDTSLYLLMQ; encoded by the coding sequence ATGAAAAAAACCACATTAGCAATGAGTGCACTGGCTCTGAGTTTAGGTTTAGCGCTGTCTCCTCTGACTGCTACTGCAGCCGAGACCGCGTCGTCGGCAGCAACCGCGCAGCAGATGCCAAGCCTGGCACCGATGCTCGAAAAAGTGATGCCATCGGTGGTGAGTATTAACGTTGAGGGCAGCACGACCGTCAATACGCCGCGTATGCCGCGTAACTTCCAGCAGTTCTTCGGCGACAACTCGCCGTTCTGCCAGGACGGTTCGCCATTCCAGAGCTCTCCGTTCTGTCAGGGCGGCGGTGCCGGGGATGACAGCCAGGGCGGCGGCCAGCAGCAGAAATTCATGGCGCTTGGCTCGGGGGTAATTATTGATGCGGCGAAAGGCTACGTCGTCACTAACAACCACGTTGTCGATAACGCGAACAGCATTAAGGTTCAGCTGAGCGATGGCCGCAAGTTCGATGCCAAAGTGGTGGGTAAAGACCCGCGTTCCGACATCGCGCTGATCCAGATTCAGGATCCGAAAAACCTGACGGCGATTAAAATTGCCGACTCCGATGCGCTGCGCGTGGGCGACTATACCGTGGCGATCGGTAACCCGTTCGGTCTGGGTGAAACCGTGACATCCGGTATCGTCTCAGCGCTGGGCCGTAGCGGCCTCAACGCTGAGAACTACGAAAACTTCATCCAGACGGATGCGGCGATCAACCGCGGTAACTCCGGCGGTGCGCTGGTGAACCTGAACGGTGAGCTGATCGGTATCAACACCGCTATCCTGGCACCGGACGGCGGCAACATCGGGATCGGTTTTGCTATCCCAAGTAACATGGTGAAAAACCTGACCGCGCAGATGGTGCAGTATGGCCAGGTGAAACGCGGCGAGCTGGGTATCCTCGGTACGGAGCTGAACTCCGAACTGGCTAAGGCGATGAAAGTTGACGCTCAGCGCGGGGCATTCGTCAGCCAGGTGATGCCAAATTCTTCTGCGGCGAAAGCGGGCATTAAAGCGGGGGATGTAATCACCTCCCTGAACGGTAAACCGATCAGCAGCTTTGCCGCCCTGCGTGCCGAAGTGGGCTCGATGCCGATTGGCAGTAAAGTGACCCTCGGCCTGCTGCGCGACGGTAAGCCGGTTAACGTGAGCCTGGAGCTGCAGCAGAGCAGCCAGAATCAGGTGGATTCCAGCACCATCTTCAGCGGTATTGAAGGTGCCGAGATGAGCAATAAAGGCGCAGACAAAGGCGTGGTGGTGAACAACGTGAAAGCGAATTCACCGGCAGCCCGTATCGGCCTGAAAAAAGGCGATGTGATCATGGGTGCTAACCAGCAGCCGGTGAAAAACATCGCTGAACTGCGCAAAATTCTCGACAGCAAGCCTTCCGTGCTGGCGCTGAATATCCAGCGTGGTGATACCTCTCTTTATCTGCTGATGCAGTAA
- the hemL gene encoding glutamate-1-semialdehyde 2,1-aminomutase, whose product MSKSENLYSAARELIPGGVNSPVRAFTGVGGTPLFIERADGAYLYDVDGKAYIDYVGSWGPMVLGHNHPAIRNAVIEAAQRGLSFGAPTEMEVKMAELVTELVPTMDMVRMVNSGTEATMSAIRLARGFTGRDKIIKFEGCYHGHADCLLVKAGSGALTLGQPNSPGVPADFAKHTLTCTYNDLATVRAAFEQYPQEIACIIVEPVAGNMNCIPPQPDFLPGLRALCDEFGALLIIDEVMTGFRVALAGAQSYYDVVPDLTCLGKIIGGGMPVGAFGGRKDVMEALAPTGPVYQAGTLSGNPIAMAAGFACLTEVAQPGIHETLTDLTSQLANGLLETAEEAGIPLVVNHVGGMFGIFFTDAKTVTCYQDVVKCDVERFKRFFHLMLEEGVYLAPSAFEAGFMSVAHSEDDINNTIDAARKVFAKL is encoded by the coding sequence ATGAGCAAGTCTGAAAACCTCTACAGTGCAGCCCGCGAGCTTATTCCGGGTGGCGTGAACTCACCTGTGCGCGCCTTCACCGGCGTGGGCGGTACGCCGCTGTTTATCGAACGTGCTGACGGCGCGTATCTGTATGATGTCGATGGCAAAGCCTATATCGATTATGTGGGTTCCTGGGGACCGATGGTGCTGGGGCACAACCACCCGGCCATTCGTAACGCGGTAATTGAAGCCGCCCAGCGCGGCCTGAGCTTCGGTGCGCCAACCGAAATGGAAGTGAAAATGGCGGAGCTGGTGACCGAACTGGTGCCGACCATGGACATGGTGCGTATGGTGAACTCCGGTACCGAAGCGACCATGAGCGCCATCCGCCTGGCGCGCGGTTTTACCGGTCGCGATAAAATCATCAAGTTTGAAGGCTGTTACCACGGCCATGCGGACTGCCTGCTGGTGAAAGCCGGTTCCGGCGCGCTGACGCTCGGCCAGCCGAACTCGCCTGGCGTACCGGCAGATTTCGCGAAGCACACCCTGACCTGCACCTACAACGATCTTGCTACCGTTCGCGCGGCGTTCGAGCAGTATCCGCAGGAGATCGCCTGCATCATCGTTGAGCCGGTTGCCGGCAACATGAACTGCATCCCACCGCAGCCTGACTTCCTGCCGGGTCTGCGTGCCCTGTGCGACGAGTTCGGCGCGCTGCTGATCATCGATGAAGTCATGACCGGCTTCCGCGTGGCGCTGGCGGGTGCTCAGTCTTACTACGACGTCGTGCCGGACCTGACCTGCCTCGGCAAAATCATCGGCGGCGGCATGCCGGTCGGCGCATTCGGTGGACGCAAAGACGTGATGGAAGCCCTGGCCCCAACCGGCCCGGTTTACCAGGCGGGCACGCTTTCCGGTAACCCTATCGCCATGGCGGCGGGCTTTGCCTGCCTGACCGAAGTGGCTCAGCCAGGCATTCACGAAACCCTGACCGACCTGACCTCGCAGCTGGCAAACGGTCTGCTGGAAACGGCAGAAGAAGCGGGTATTCCGCTGGTGGTTAACCACGTGGGCGGCATGTTCGGGATTTTCTTCACCGATGCGAAAACCGTGACCTGCTATCAGGACGTGGTGAAGTGCGACGTTGAACGCTTCAAGCGCTTCTTCCACCTGATGCTGGAAGAAGGCGTGTACCTGGCGCCGTCCGCGTTCGAAGCGGGCTTTATGTCCGTGGCGCACAGCGAAGATGATATCAACAACACCATCGACGCGGCGCGCAAGGTGTTTGCGAAGCTGTAA
- the mtnN gene encoding 5'-methylthioadenosine/S-adenosylhomocysteine nucleosidase, whose protein sequence is MKIGIIGAMEEEVTLLRDKIENRQTLSLGGCEIYTGQLNGVDVALLKSGIGKVAAALGATLLLERCKPDVIVNTGSAGGLAPTLKVGDIVVSDEARYHDADVTAFGYEYGQLPGCPAGFKADDKLIAAAETCIAELNLNAVRGLIVSGDAFINGSVGLAKIRHNFPQAVAVEMEATAIAHVCHNFSVPFVVVRAISDVADQQSHISFDEFLTVAAKQSTVMVERLVQNLARG, encoded by the coding sequence ATGAAAATCGGCATTATTGGTGCAATGGAAGAAGAAGTTACGCTGCTGCGTGACAAAATTGAGAACCGTCAGACCCTCTCTCTGGGAGGTTGTGAGATCTATACAGGCCAGCTGAACGGTGTTGACGTGGCTCTGCTGAAATCAGGCATCGGTAAAGTGGCTGCCGCGCTGGGTGCAACCCTGCTGCTTGAGCGCTGCAAGCCGGACGTGATCGTGAATACCGGCTCTGCGGGCGGCCTGGCGCCGACGCTGAAAGTGGGCGATATCGTTGTTTCCGACGAAGCGCGTTACCACGATGCCGACGTCACCGCGTTCGGTTACGAGTACGGCCAGCTCCCGGGCTGCCCTGCTGGTTTTAAAGCTGACGACAAACTGATTGCGGCGGCAGAGACCTGCATCGCAGAACTCAACCTCAACGCGGTACGCGGTCTGATTGTCAGCGGTGATGCCTTCATCAACGGCTCCGTTGGGCTGGCGAAAATCCGTCATAACTTCCCTCAGGCGGTTGCCGTTGAGATGGAAGCGACCGCGATCGCTCACGTTTGCCATAACTTCAGCGTACCGTTCGTGGTGGTTCGCGCCATCTCTGACGTGGCAGACCAGCAGTCCCACATCAGCTTCGACGAGTTCCTGACCGTTGCGGCAAAACAGTCCACCGTGATGGTGGAGCGCCTGGTGCAGAATCTGGCACGTGGCTAA
- a CDS encoding TRIC cation channel family protein translates to MLVYWLDILGTAVFAISGVLLAGKLRMDPFGVLVLGVVTAVGGGTIRDMALANGPVFWVKDPTDLVVAMVTCLLTIVLVRQPRRLPKWILPVLDAVGLAVFVGIGVNKAFNAGTGPMVAICMGVLTGVGGGIIRDILAREVPMILRTEIYATACIVGGIVHATAYYTFALPLENAAMLGMVVTLVIRLAAIRWHLKLPTFALDDNGR, encoded by the coding sequence ATGCTCGTTTATTGGCTGGATATTCTTGGCACAGCCGTTTTTGCTATCTCCGGCGTTCTGCTCGCCGGAAAACTACGCATGGATCCGTTTGGTGTGCTGGTGCTGGGCGTCGTGACCGCCGTCGGCGGCGGGACTATCCGCGATATGGCGCTGGCAAATGGCCCGGTGTTTTGGGTGAAAGATCCTACCGATCTGGTGGTCGCGATGGTCACCTGCCTGTTAACCATTGTGCTGGTTCGCCAGCCCCGCCGCTTACCCAAGTGGATATTGCCGGTACTGGATGCCGTGGGTCTGGCCGTGTTTGTCGGTATTGGCGTCAACAAGGCGTTTAATGCCGGTACCGGTCCGATGGTGGCAATCTGCATGGGCGTATTAACCGGCGTGGGCGGTGGGATCATTCGCGACATTCTGGCGCGTGAAGTGCCGATGATCCTGCGTACTGAAATTTACGCGACGGCCTGCATCGTGGGCGGGATTGTTCACGCTACCGCGTACTACACCTTTGCCCTCCCGCTGGAAAATGCCGCGATGCTGGGGATGGTCGTGACGCTGGTGATACGCTTAGCGGCGATACGCTGGCACCTGAAGCTGCCGACGTTTGCGCTGGATGATAATGGCAGGTAA
- the dgt gene encoding dGTPase, producing the protein MSPIDFRTKINWHRRFRSPQGDKSEHEILRIFESDRGRIVNSPAIRRLQQKTQVFPLERNAAVRTRLTHSMEVQQVGRYIAKEILSRLKEQRLLETYGLDELTGPFESIVEMACLMHDIGNPPFGHFGEAAINDWFKQRLYPSDAVSQPLSDDRCIVRDLRLREGEEGLNDLRRKVRQDLCHFEGNAQGIRLVHSLMRMNLTWAQVGCILKYTRPAWWMGDTPASHSYLMKKPGYYLSEEVYIERLRKELSLTPNGRFPLTWIMEAADDISYCVADLEDAVEKRIFSVEELYQHLYAAWGTHEKGSLFAQVVENAWEKSRSNTLSRSTEDQFFMYLRVNTLNKLVPYAASRFIDNLPLIFSGEFNHALLEDDSSFSQLLELYKHVAMRHVFSHPDVEQLELQGYRVISGLLEIYSPLLQLSVDEFSELVEHERVRRIPIESRLYQKLSTRHRLAYVEAIGKLERNSPQWPVMEYYYRCRLIQDYISGMTDLYAWDEYRKLMAVE; encoded by the coding sequence ATGTCACCAATCGATTTTCGCACCAAAATAAACTGGCACCGACGTTTCCGTTCGCCGCAGGGCGACAAGAGCGAACATGAGATCCTGCGTATCTTCGAAAGCGATCGCGGGCGGATCGTTAACTCGCCTGCCATCCGCCGTCTGCAGCAAAAAACTCAGGTGTTCCCGCTGGAGCGTAACGCCGCGGTGCGCACGCGCTTAACCCACTCGATGGAAGTGCAGCAGGTCGGGCGCTACATTGCCAAAGAGATTTTGAGCCGTCTCAAAGAGCAGCGTTTACTGGAAACCTATGGTCTGGACGAGCTGACGGGGCCCTTCGAGAGCATCGTTGAGATGGCCTGCCTGATGCATGACATCGGCAACCCGCCTTTCGGCCACTTTGGTGAGGCGGCTATCAATGACTGGTTTAAGCAGCGGCTTTATCCTTCGGATGCGGTAAGCCAGCCCCTCAGCGATGATCGCTGCATCGTACGCGATTTACGCCTGCGTGAAGGTGAAGAGGGGCTGAACGATCTGCGCCGCAAAGTGCGCCAGGATTTGTGTCACTTCGAGGGCAACGCGCAGGGGATCCGGCTGGTTCATTCCCTGATGCGCATGAACCTGACCTGGGCACAGGTCGGCTGCATTCTGAAATACACGCGTCCCGCGTGGTGGATGGGGGATACGCCCGCGTCCCACAGCTATTTAATGAAAAAACCGGGCTATTACCTTTCCGAAGAGGTCTATATTGAACGGTTACGTAAAGAACTTTCATTGACGCCAAACGGCCGCTTTCCATTGACGTGGATTATGGAAGCCGCCGATGATATTTCCTATTGCGTGGCCGATCTGGAAGATGCCGTGGAGAAAAGAATCTTCAGCGTCGAGGAGCTTTATCAACATCTTTATGCGGCCTGGGGTACCCATGAAAAAGGTTCGCTGTTTGCGCAGGTTGTCGAAAATGCCTGGGAAAAATCGCGCTCAAATACATTAAGCCGCAGTACGGAAGACCAGTTCTTTATGTATTTGCGGGTCAATACATTAAATAAACTGGTGCCGTATGCGGCGTCGCGTTTTATTGATAATTTGCCGCTCATTTTCAGCGGGGAATTCAACCACGCGTTGCTGGAAGATGACAGCAGTTTCAGTCAACTCCTTGAGCTTTATAAACATGTGGCGATGCGGCATGTATTCAGCCATCCGGATGTCGAGCAGCTGGAACTGCAGGGCTATCGGGTAATCAGTGGGTTACTGGAAATTTATTCCCCGTTGCTTCAGCTGTCGGTCGATGAATTCAGCGAACTGGTGGAACACGAGCGCGTGCGCAGAATACCCATCGAATCGCGGCTTTATCAGAAACTTTCTACCCGGCATCGTCTGGCGTATGTCGAAGCGATTGGCAAGCTGGAACGCAACTCTCCCCAATGGCCGGTGATGGAATATTATTATCGCTGCCGTCTTATCCAGGACTATATCAGCGGCATGACGGATTTGTATGCCTGGGATGAATACCGCAAGCTCATGGCGGTGGAATAA
- the erpA gene encoding iron-sulfur cluster insertion protein ErpA, translating into MSDDVVAVPLEFTEAAANKVKVLIADEDNPDLKLRVYITGGGCSGFQYGFTFDDQVNDGDMTIEKQGVALVVDPMSLQYLVGGSVDYTEGLEGSRFVVTNPNATSTCGCGSSFSI; encoded by the coding sequence ATGAGTGATGACGTAGTAGCTGTACCGCTCGAATTTACCGAAGCAGCAGCCAACAAAGTGAAAGTCCTGATTGCCGACGAAGACAATCCGGATCTGAAACTGCGTGTTTATATTACCGGTGGCGGCTGCAGCGGCTTCCAGTATGGTTTTACCTTTGACGATCAGGTTAACGATGGCGATATGACCATCGAGAAACAGGGCGTCGCGCTGGTGGTTGACCCGATGAGCCTGCAATATCTGGTGGGTGGCTCGGTGGATTACACCGAGGGTCTGGAAGGTTCGCGCTTTGTGGTCACGAACCCGAATGCGACAAGCACCTGCGGGTGTGGATCTTCGTTCAGCATCTAA
- the btuF gene encoding vitamin B12 ABC transporter substrate-binding protein BtuF has protein sequence MAKHTVRALAALLLLAPLWLYALPRVITLSPANTELAFAAGITPVGVSSYSDYPPQAAGIEQVATWQGMNLERIVALKPDLVLAWRGGNAERQVNQLTSLGIKVMWIDAVSIEQVAQALRALAPYSPTPKKAETAAKQMLSDYAALKSRYDTPVKKRIFLQFGSQPLFTTGKGSIQNQVLEVCGGENIFAASRVPWPQVSREQVLARQPQAIVVVGNASEIPKIEQFWQRQLKIPVIPLNSDWFERASPRIILAAKQLCAALAESH, from the coding sequence GTGGCTAAACATACCGTCAGGGCGCTGGCCGCCCTGCTTCTTCTCGCACCGCTGTGGCTCTATGCGTTACCGCGCGTGATTACCCTCTCTCCCGCAAATACGGAACTGGCGTTTGCCGCCGGGATCACGCCCGTTGGCGTGAGTAGTTATTCGGATTACCCACCGCAAGCCGCGGGTATTGAACAGGTGGCAACCTGGCAGGGGATGAACCTTGAGCGCATCGTGGCGCTTAAACCGGATCTCGTGCTGGCCTGGCGCGGCGGCAACGCCGAGCGGCAGGTCAACCAGCTCACCTCGCTTGGCATAAAGGTCATGTGGATTGATGCCGTCAGTATTGAGCAGGTCGCTCAGGCGCTACGCGCCCTGGCCCCCTATAGCCCGACGCCCAAAAAAGCCGAGACTGCGGCGAAACAGATGCTGAGCGACTATGCCGCGCTGAAATCCCGATACGATACCCCTGTTAAAAAGCGCATCTTCCTGCAGTTTGGCAGCCAGCCGCTGTTCACCACCGGAAAAGGGTCGATTCAGAACCAGGTGCTGGAAGTCTGTGGCGGTGAAAACATTTTTGCTGCCAGCCGGGTGCCGTGGCCTCAGGTGAGCCGCGAACAGGTGCTGGCGCGCCAGCCGCAGGCCATCGTCGTGGTCGGAAATGCGAGCGAGATTCCTAAAATTGAACAATTCTGGCAAAGACAGCTAAAAATTCCGGTGATCCCACTCAACAGCGACTGGTTTGAACGCGCCAGCCCGCGTATTATCCTCGCCGCAAAACAGCTCTGTGCCGCGCTGGCAGAGAGTCACTAA
- the cdaR gene encoding DNA-binding transcriptional regulator CdaR, which translates to MAGWHLDTKMAQDIVARTMRIIDTNINVMDARGRIIGSGDRERIGELHEGALLVLSQGRVVDIDDAVAKHLHGVRQGINLPLRLEGEIVGVIGLTGEPESLRKYGELVCMTAEMMLEQSRLMHLLAQDSRLREELVMNLIQAEEHTPALSEWAQRLGIDLNQPRVVAVIEVDSGQLGVDSAMAELQQLQNALATPERDNLVAIVSLTEMVVLKPALNAFGRWDADDHRRRVEQLISRMEENGQLRFRVALGNYFTGPGSIARSWRTARTTMMVGKQRMPESRCYFYQDLMLPVLLDSLRGGWQANELARPLARLKAMDNNGLLRRTLQAWFRHNVQPLATSKALFIHRNTLEYRLNRISELTGLDLGNFDDRLLLYVALQLDEQR; encoded by the coding sequence ATGGCTGGCTGGCATCTTGATACCAAAATGGCGCAGGATATCGTGGCGCGCACCATGCGCATTATTGATACCAATATCAACGTAATGGATGCCCGCGGGCGCATTATTGGCAGCGGCGATCGCGAGCGTATTGGGGAATTGCACGAAGGTGCGCTGCTGGTGCTTTCTCAGGGGCGGGTCGTGGATATCGACGATGCGGTAGCGAAACACCTGCACGGCGTACGTCAGGGCATCAATTTACCGCTGCGTCTTGAAGGCGAAATTGTGGGGGTAATCGGCCTCACCGGCGAGCCCGAGTCACTGCGAAAATACGGTGAGCTGGTCTGTATGACGGCAGAGATGATGCTGGAGCAGTCGCGCCTGATGCACCTGCTCGCTCAGGACAGCCGCCTGCGTGAAGAGCTGGTAATGAACCTTATTCAGGCGGAAGAGCATACGCCTGCGCTCAGCGAATGGGCGCAGCGTCTGGGGATCGATTTAAACCAGCCGCGCGTGGTGGCGGTCATTGAGGTCGATAGCGGCCAGCTTGGCGTGGACAGCGCGATGGCCGAGCTGCAGCAGCTGCAAAATGCGCTGGCGACGCCGGAGCGCGATAACCTGGTGGCGATCGTTTCTCTGACGGAAATGGTGGTCCTCAAACCGGCGCTCAATGCGTTCGGCCGCTGGGATGCCGACGATCATCGTCGTCGCGTGGAGCAGCTGATCTCCCGGATGGAGGAGAATGGCCAGCTGCGTTTTCGCGTTGCGCTGGGCAACTACTTTACCGGGCCGGGCAGTATCGCCCGCTCCTGGCGTACCGCGCGCACCACCATGATGGTGGGCAAGCAGCGGATGCCGGAGAGCCGCTGCTATTTCTATCAGGATCTGATGCTGCCGGTGCTGCTCGACAGCCTGCGCGGGGGCTGGCAGGCCAATGAGCTGGCGCGGCCATTAGCGCGTCTGAAAGCCATGGACAACAATGGTCTGCTGCGCCGGACGCTGCAGGCGTGGTTCCGCCATAACGTGCAGCCGCTGGCGACCTCGAAGGCGCTGTTTATTCACCGCAATACGCTTGAGTATCGGTTAAACCGGATTTCAGAGCTGACGGGTCTGGATCTAGGAAACTTTGACGACAGGCTGCTGCTGTATGTGGCGCTGCAGCTGGACGAACAGAGATGA